AACGTCTTATTATATATTGTTTTTGGGGAAAAATAAAGAGAATAAGAGATCGATGGTGAGGCAAAGGAGTGAAAATTAAAGGTATTGTCATAGTAGCAAGGTATGGTCACGGTATTCAGGGGGGTGGTATATGATTGCCAGAGAAATTGGTCTATAATTTCATCAAAAAAGAATCCTTAGTGGGCAATGCAAAGGCAATCCTGTCCTTTCACGGTGATTAAAAAAGTGGCTCGTTGTGATATGGTTTTTATTGCTTGTAACGGTCATGGTCCTGGCGGTGACATAATGTATATCGAGCAATGGAAGTATACCCTGCACACTTTGTGAGATTTTTTCTGGTATAATTCATGCTTCATCACATGATTGCTTCGATTGCGAGGAGCTCACGTTTTGATTCTGCTGATTTGAAAAACGAGGCACTCCCCCACGGGGAATAGCGAAAAGGATTGGACGTATTGTTCTCCTGTTGGCAGCGAGCGAATGGTCTTCCTTTGTTATGGGTACCGTCAAAAAAGGAGAACTCGTCATGGAACAGCGCATCTCTTGTCGTATTTTCAGGCTCACGATATTGCTCGTGGTAGCAGGATATGCCGCCCATGCAGGTGCAACGCCTCCGACCATAACTGCCTTTAGTCTCCCTGAAACTTCAGACAATCTTACTGTTGAAGTCAGTTTTTTGGCCACTGTTGAGAACGGTCTCGCCGGTTACTGCCTCACAGAATCAAACAGCAGCAGTGACTGTGTCTGGAGCTCCTCCAGTCCAACCCAATATACGTTTCAAAACTCAGGTTACAAGCTTTTATACGCTTTTGCCAAAGACCTTGCCGACGCCGTTTCAGACAGTGCGATAGCGTATTCCATTATCGTGACAAGTCCGGACGAGTTCAACATCATTCAAGCTTTAAGTGACGGCGCCCAAAGTACGACTATTGCTTTCTCAGGATTCGCCATGATGACCGGCCAATTGGGGCCACAGTCGTTTTTTCCCCCAGGCAAAGTGGCTGATTATTGGGGCTTCCAATACTTGCGAGACAATGACCCGGACGATATGGGACACAATACGAACTTTTTGACCAGAATATCTTGCAACATATTATATCTTCTAGATGACGAGCAGATTCAGTTGCTCAAGACCTTGGCCGAAGTGCAAATAGATACTATTAATCTGTATGCTTGGAAACGTTATCCCCTGATGAAGGCTTTTCGTCTTTTTGTCGATAATACCATGCCCACTGGAGCGACGGGATTGAATTTGGAATCCGTGAAAGACGCTTCGCAGGAGTTGTACCTTCTTGACGGCCAGATCAGCTTTGAACGAGCCGTAGTATACGCAGCGATCTATAGATCCTTAAATGAGACTCAGAAGGCGTATATCGATGCTATGGTTGGTAAGGGATACAATTCTTGGCCGGACATATCAGAGTCTGACGTCAAAGAAAAACTCCAAGGCTTATCTAACGATATCGTCGTTGCCATGATGACCTATGCTGGGGACCTCTATTCTTGGTATGCCGGATCAGTTGTTTCAGATGTTTATTTTTGTCCAGAACGGCACGGCACGTATTTTGGATCCTTCTACATGAAGGATGCACCAGCAATAGGTCACGCTGGCTACAGCATTGACGAGCAAATGACAGCGACGCTAGGGAATATTCTTTGTGACAGTAGCTTGGGCTATATTTCTGCCGCCGGAGCTACCAAGATGAAGGACGTATCCAATACCCAGAAACACAATTTGTATTCGAATCCCCTTGGCAATATTGTTTTAGCCAGAACAATGATCTCGGAAGCATTACGGAGTCTTATTGATTTCACTGAACCATCGGAAGCTGTGCTTTCCCAGGTCGAGGAAACTGTCGATACATACTCCGCTATGTATGGCGTGCTCGATGGAGAAAATAATTATTATTATGCGACGACGTTTTTCCAGTTGTTAAATAACATTGGCGATGATTATTTTACAAATGATCAAAAGGCGGCTTTGGATTCATTGCGAACGCAGTATATGACGGTGACGTACGAAGATGGCACCGTCATCGATTACTCTGACTGGAACATATATTATCTGTATTCAGCTGAGATACCGGAAGATTCGGAGCTTTTGATTTCCTACACCAGTGATAGCGCCACCAATGCTTTTTTTAATTTTGATGCAGGTCGTGTCGTGGTGCCCACGCTCTTGCTCCTGCTCTAAGGAGAATATTGTATGCCTCGTGTCTTCAAGTTCAACTTACAAAAGGTTCTTGATTACCGTGAGCGCCTTGAAGATGAGGCAAAACAGGCGTTTGCCGATGCCCAGGCCAAAATATTTGCGCAAAATCAGTTTCTCGACAAACTGCAGCATCAACTTGCTGAGCATGAACAGGCGAGTGTTGCTCAAAAAACACAGACAGCCGCAGAAATGATGTTGTATCGAGATTATAAGGAACGCCTTTTGCAAGAAGTCGCGCAGGCCGTCAATCGTCTGGCAGAGCTGGAGCAGCATTGCGAAACCTGTCGGGTTGATTTGGTAATCCGGTCGAAAGATCGGAAACTTCTCGAAAAACTCAAGGAAAACCAAGCGAAACGCCATGCTCGAGACCTTGCACACGCCGAACAATCTGAATTCGATGAAATGGCAACCGTCCGGTACAGGCCGAAAGATATCTAGACTCTTTTCTGTATTGATTCTTTTGGCGGCGGTGAAATTCGGTGTCCTTATGTTTATGGGGCTTGATGCCATCTTCCCCAATCCAGAGTCCTTTCCTACTGGAGTCAATGTATCGACATCATCGAAAGTGTTACCCGCTACGCCCGTCGCGACCGTATCCGCATCTGTCGTTGCCCCCGTTTTAAACGCCGTATCTCTGGCTTCTACAGCCCAAGCACAAACCAATGCTGCGAATGCACAGACACAGGCGCCCCAAGGCGCAGCTTCTGGCGATTCGCCGTTAAACTGGGATGCGTTAAAGAAAAAACAAGATGAAATTGCGCAGCGCGAACAAGCACTGAAAGCGCTTGAAGCAGAACTCAGCAAACGTGTCGAACGGTTGGACCAACTTGAAGGCCAGTTGAAAGAAGCTGTTGAGCAGGCGTCGGCAGCGAAGAACAAGAAACTTCGTCATCTTATTGACGTTTATTCCAACATGAAAGCCAAACAAGCCGCACAAGTCCTTCAAGATTTAGACGAAGATATCGCTGTCCAAATTTTGGCAGGTATGCGTGGACGTCAGGCGGGTGAAATTCTCACCTATGTCGAAGCCAAAAAGGCCGCCAAACTTTCCGAAAAATTGACCCAGTTTCAGGTGCTAGAACCAGGTCCATGAGCATACACACAGAGCATGAAAGCGGAGGAAGAGAGTGAACGTTCTCTTCCTTTTTTTTTGCGCTTGATTCAGACGCATACGGTCTTTCTTCCGACATGTGATTACACGCATTCTCAAGAATTCCGCTTAATATTGTATACGCCTCGGCCTTCAGCAACATGGAGGTCGGGGGCATTGGCCGACCAGACGACAACATGGGAGTTTCCGACACGGTTTCCCAGAAGTCGAATGGTTGCTTCCGCATACAGGTCAGCGGCTGGCGCCGGGCGAAGATAGTCTATGCTCAAGGTGATGGTAACAAGGTTATCCTTGGGGTTACATCGTGTCCAGACCGCAAAACCGCCACAAATATCGACAATTGTCGACATGACGCCGCCATGCATCATGGGCGGCGTTGTATGACCGACAAGTTCGGGTCTGAAGGGAACATGTAAACGGACACGACCTTCTTC
Above is a genomic segment from Desulfovibrio inopinatus DSM 10711 containing:
- a CDS encoding MotE family protein yields the protein MKFGVLMFMGLDAIFPNPESFPTGVNVSTSSKVLPATPVATVSASVVAPVLNAVSLASTAQAQTNAANAQTQAPQGAASGDSPLNWDALKKKQDEIAQREQALKALEAELSKRVERLDQLEGQLKEAVEQASAAKNKKLRHLIDVYSNMKAKQAAQVLQDLDEDIAVQILAGMRGRQAGEILTYVEAKKAAKLSEKLTQFQVLEPGP
- the fliJ gene encoding flagellar export protein FliJ, with protein sequence MPRVFKFNLQKVLDYRERLEDEAKQAFADAQAKIFAQNQFLDKLQHQLAEHEQASVAQKTQTAAEMMLYRDYKERLLQEVAQAVNRLAELEQHCETCRVDLVIRSKDRKLLEKLKENQAKRHARDLAHAEQSEFDEMATVRYRPKDI
- a CDS encoding PaaI family thioesterase; the encoded protein is MPFSQLQQFIENGFPFHEFLGIKVDFIEEGRVRLHVPFRPELVGHTTPPMMHGGVMSTIVDICGGFAVWTRCNPKDNLVTITLSIDYLRPAPAADLYAEATIRLLGNRVGNSHVVVWSANAPDLHVAEGRGVYNIKRNS